In Planctomycetia bacterium, the DNA window GGCGCGCGTCAGACGTTCGAGCTCGGCGTCGACCGTTTCGCGCGCAATGAAGCGGCGAGAGATGCGAAATCCCTCGTTGTCTATGACAAACGCTTCCCCGATGGCGACACCGGGTGAAACGGCGATGCCCGACAGCTTCTGCATCCGCTTCCTTCGCAACGAACGCGGCGGGAGAAGCGGCAAGCCCTCGCTAAGGGGCTCACGGTATCTCGACCGCTCGGCTTCCGCGGCAGGTCTTGCTCGACCGGCCGCGGAACGACGTTCGTTTTGGGTTGGTTGTGTCTGGTTGTTTTCGCTGCGAGTCTCGTTGCGGCCGGCTACCGTAGCCACGGCTGTCGCAACGAGCCTCCGAACCTGTTTCGCTAACTGTTTTTTCGCTGACTTTTGTTTCGTCTTCTGTTTGCGGCGCGCGAGCTTACGTTGCGGCTATTCCATCTCTTCGGCGTCGACGTAACCATCGAGAAATTCGATCAGGGCCGTGAGCGCTTGCTCGGCATCCTCGCCGCTCGCTTCGATCACCACGACATCGCCGCATTTCGCGCTCAACGACAAGAGCGAGAGCATGCTCCGGCCGTCGCAGCGGGCCGATTCCTTCACCACCTCGATCTTCGCTTGGTAACGCTGGCATAGTTTGACGAAGCCCATCCACGGGCGGAGATGCAGCCCGTTGACGAGCTTCACCGTAAAACTACGTGAGACGACGGGAGATCCGCTCATCCTACGACACGAACTGGTTGCTGTCCGAGTCGTCCAGCAGATGCAGGATTTCGTCGGACGTTTTGGCTTGTTTCAGGAACTTGCAGAATGAATCGTCGCGCAGCTGACGCGAGACGTTTTCGAGGGCGCGCAAGTGGTCGCCGGGGCGATCGGGAGGCGAGATCAGCATGAAAAAGAGGTAGACTTTCTCACCGTCGAGGCTGTCGAAATCGACCCCTTCATGGCTCACCGCAACCGCACCGACGAGTTGTTTCACGCTCGCATGCTTCGTGTGAGGAACCGCCACGCCCCGGCCGATGCCGGTGCTGCCGAGTTCTTCACGTTTGAGAATCGCCTTGACGATTCCTTCTTGCTCCGCCGGGACGATCTTACCCGCGTCGAGCAACGATTGGACTAAGGCGCGGATCACGCCTTCTTTCGTGTGAGCGCTGAGGTCGGCTTTGACCGCCTTTCGCTCCACGAAGTCGGAGAACTTCATTCCAAACTCCTAATGGTCAGATTCGCACTCGCGACGAAGCACCGACGGAAGGACGATTCCATCGGCGGGGAGGTCGTGGCGGTGCGAGGCTTCTTTAGATGATGTCCATGGCGCGGGCCGTTGCCCGGCCGATGGTGTGTTACTCTGCGTCCGCGCCGGCGTCGGCCGCTTGCTGGCGTAGGCCCGGACCGCGATGTTCTTGAACCTTCTCTTTGTACTTCCGCAGTTGCTGTTCGATCTTGTGGATCACGCCGTCGACGGCCGCCATGAGATCCGCCGCTTCTTCTTTGGCGACGAAGTCGTGTTTGTGTTCGGTGTCGACGCGCAACTCTACGTGGGTATTGTCTTTATGCTCTAGGTCGACCGTGAGCTCGATTTCCATAACGCGGTCGAAAAGCCGGACTACCTTCTCCAGCTTGGCGTGTAATTTTTCCTGGGTGGCTTCGCTCAAATGGCCGTGGCGTGTCGAGATCTTGGTCTGCACCGTGATGCGCTTTCTCTGAAGACGAAGAACGGAAAATTCTTTTGATGACGAAAATTAGATCGAGCTGGATCGAAGCTTACGGGTCGGGCGGTCGTGCGAGGGCGTAACGATCCAAACCAACAACTTATCGCAAGTCGCTCATTCTAATAAGCCCTCTTCCGACCCACAACGCGGGCCGCAGCCCGACGGCAGCCCCGCAGC includes these proteins:
- a CDS encoding HPr family phosphocarrier protein, whose product is MSGSPVVSRSFTVKLVNGLHLRPWMGFVKLCQRYQAKIEVVKESARCDGRSMLSLLSLSAKCGDVVVIEASGEDAEQALTALIEFLDGYVDAEEME
- the raiA gene encoding ribosome-associated translation inhibitor RaiA codes for the protein MSTRHGHLSEATQEKLHAKLEKVVRLFDRVMEIELTVDLEHKDNTHVELRVDTEHKHDFVAKEEAADLMAAVDGVIHKIEQQLRKYKEKVQEHRGPGLRQQAADAGADAE
- a CDS encoding PTS sugar transporter subunit IIA, with the translated sequence MKFSDFVERKAVKADLSAHTKEGVIRALVQSLLDAGKIVPAEQEGIVKAILKREELGSTGIGRGVAVPHTKHASVKQLVGAVAVSHEGVDFDSLDGEKVYLFFMLISPPDRPGDHLRALENVSRQLRDDSFCKFLKQAKTSDEILHLLDDSDSNQFVS